The genomic window ACGGACCCGCGTGCGCTCGCGACCGAGGTCGGGGCGGACCTGGTCGTGGGTGCCGACGGGGTGCGGTCCGTCTGCCGACAGGCGTGCCTTCGCCCTTCGGGAGTCCTTGCCGGCCGGGGGTTCGTGGCTCGTTCCTCGCACCTCAACCCACGGCCCGTGGTCACCGAGTGGATCGCACTGCGCGGTCACCTCCCCGGGCGACGACCACAGGGACCGACCGAGTGGTGGGGTCCAGGCGGCGTGTTCGGGGTGACACCCGGTCCGCGCGGCGCGGCATGGTTCTGTGCCGTTCGAACCGACCAACCCGACCGCCGTCTCCAGGCACCGTCCCTCGAGGGGGCCCTCGCTCTGGCGACCAACCGGTTCGGTGACTGGGACCCCCTTCTCCAGCAGGTCCTCGCCGAAGTCGGGGGCGAGGCGGACGTGCAGCGCATCCTGCTCGCCCCACCCTTGCGGCGCAGTGCCGCCGACGGTCTCGTCCTCATCGGTGACGCTGCCCACGGCATGGCACCCAACCTCGGGCGCGGGGCCAACGAGGCCATCCGCGACGCGACCGTGCTTGCCGCGATGCTCCACCGCCACGGGGCGAAGGGGGGCCCGCTGGCCTTCCCGAGGCGGCGGCACGCCACCACCCAGGTCCTGCGTCTGGCCTCGTCGGTGGCCCTGCGGACGGCGACGACCTCGCGGTTGGCCGGTGTGCGTGATCACGTCCTGCGCATGTTGCCGCAGCAGGCTCCCCCCACGGGCTAGCGTGTGCGCATGCGACGACGCGCCGTGCTGGTCAGTCTGCCCCTCGCCCTGGCCCTGGTCAGCGCGTGCTCGGTGTTCGAGGAGACCACGCCCCCCGACGAAGCCCTCGCCTCGGCACAGGAGACCTTCGTCGACGCCGGGACCGTCGCCTTCGACCTGAAGCAGTCAGCGATCCCCAAGGGCCGCAACGGCGTCTCCGCTGCCTCCGGCTCGGGGATCATCGATGCGACGACCCCGAAGTTCCGCGGGCAGGTCACCGGTGTGATCAACGGCAACTCGGCCGGGGTGGAGATCATCGCCGTAGACACGAAGACGTGGATGTCCTTCTTCACCGAGGACTTCAACCCGGTGGACATGGCCGACCTCGGCGCGCCCAACCCGGCCGAGTTCTTCCGCGCCGGCAGCGGCGTCGACCAGATCCTGGCGACCACCACCGACGCCGAGGCCGGGGACCGGGTCCGCGACGGCAAGACCGTGCTGCAGGAGTACACCGGCACCGTCCCGGCGGAGGACATCCAGCGGCTGTTCAACCTCGGTGAGACCGCCACCGAGTTCGACGTCACCTACGGCATCGAGCCGGAGAGCGGCGAGCTGCGCGCCGTCACCATCAACGGCGACTTCTACAAGGAGAAGCCGACGACCTTCGCCCTCGCCCTGAAGGACTACGGCAAGGACGTCGAGATCACCGCGCCCAAGTGATGGGCAGCGCCGTGGCAGAGACGTCACCGCGGCTCGGAGCGCGTCCGCGCACGCTGCTGGCCCTGGCCTCCACAGCCGTCGCCCTCGCCGCCGCGGACACCTATGTCGTCGTCCTCGCGCTGACCGACATGATGGCCGGTGTCGGCCTGGGCCTGGACAACCTCCAACGGGCCGCCCCGATCATCTCCGGCTTCCTGCTGGGCTACGTCGCCGTCCTCCCGCTGATCGGGCGCCTGGCCGACCTGGTCTCCCGCTCGCAGATCCTGCTGGGCTGCCTCGTCGTCTTCGTCGTCGGCTCCGGTGTGACCGCCCTGGCCGTCGACCTCGACGTGCTCGTCGCCGGACGCGTCGTCCAGGGAGTCGGCGGGGGAGGGCTCGTGCCCGCGACCCTCGCCCTCGTGGCCGACCTGTGGCCGCCGGGGCGCCGCGGCATGCCGCTGGGCATCGTCGGCGCGGTCCAGGAGCTCGGATCCGTCCTCGGCCCGCTCCTGGGTGCCGCCGTCCTCGTCGTCGCGGACTGGCGGGCGATCTTCTGGCTCAACGTCGTCCTCGGCGTCCTGCTCTTCATCGCGATCGCCGCGGTCTCGGGGGAGAGGCGACGGCCCCCCTTCGTCCCCACGCTGCTCGGTCTCGTCGCCGTCGGCCTGCTGTGGCTCACCCTCGCGGCCCCCGCCGTCCTGGCGACCGACGTCGTGCTGGGCCTGCCGTTCGTCCCCTTCGCCGGGGACAGCCGGGTGTTCACCCCGATCGGGCTCGTCACGGCGGTGCTGCTGCTGGTGCTCGTGGTCATCACTCGCGGCCGCTGGTGGCCGCCCCTGCGGGTGAGTGACCTACCCGGCGCGCTCCTGCTCGGCACGGCGCTGGGGAGCATCGTCCTCACCTTCGCCTCCGCCGACCCGGAGACCGAGGTCGTCGGCCCGCTCGGCTACGCGCTCCTGCCGATCGCGGCCATCAGTGCCGGGCTCTACGTCTGGCGCCACCAGCGGGCCGACAACCCGCTCGTGCCGCGTGGCACGGTCCGGGGGCGCACCTCGTGGGCGCTGGTCGTCTCCTTCCTCGTCGGCGTCGCGATCGTCGCGGTCGTCGTCGACGTACCCCTCTTCTCCCGGCTGACGACGGGCGGATCGCAGACCGAGGCGGCGATGGAGCTGGTGAAGTTCCTCCTTGCCGTCCCCGTCGGTGCGCTCGCCGGCGGCTGGATCCTGCGCTGGGTCGGTGACGGGCTGTCCGCCGGCATCGGGCTCGCCCTCGGCACGGTCGGCCTCGTCCTGATGTCCGGGTGGCAGCGGGGCTCGCTCGAGGAGATCTCGGCGACGCTCACGCTCGCGCTCGTCGGTTTCGGCCTGGGGATGGCGCTCGCCCCGGTCAACGACGCCGCCCTCGCGGACTCGCCGCAGGATTCCCATGGCACCGCGAGCAGTCTCGTCGTCGTCGCCCGGATGGTCGGGATGGTCGTCGGCCTCGCCCTGCTCACCGGGATCGGGCTGCACCGGTACTACGAGGCCGTCGCCGCGATGACGCCCGAGCAGCAGACCGACGGTCAGGCGTTGCTCGACGCCGCTCTGCTGCAGGTGCACACGGTCTTCCTCGGCGCCGCCGGCGCTGCACTCCTCGGCGCGGTCGTCGCTCTGGCCCTGCTCGGGATCCGGCGCAGGGAGGGGTCAGGCGCGCTGGCCCGCGGGTTCGGCGTCCAGGAGTGACTCGATCCGCGAGGCGAGCAGGCCGCTGGCCTCGTAGGTGATCATGTGTCCCACCCCGGGCACCGACCGGAAGGTCGCGCCCGGGATCGCCGCCGCCAGGCGTCGACCCGCCGAGACCGGAGTGAGCCGGTCGCGGGTACCGGTGACGATCTCCGTCGGCATCGAGGCGAAGGGGGTCAACCCCGACCGCAGGTCCAGGCCCATGATCGCGTGGTACCAGTCGGCGACGACGTTGGCCCGGGTCCGACTGGTCATCCGCGCGGTGGCACGCACGGCCTCGGGGTCGGGGTCGTCACCGAAGAGGTTGGCTGCGGTCAGGCGCGGCGTGGTGGGCAGGCCGCGGACACCCGAGGGGAGCCGGCCGAGGACGCCCATGGCGATCCGCTCGCCGGGGATCCCCCGTCTGCCCGGCAGGTGCGCCGCGGTCCCGACGAGACAGGCGCCGCGGACCCGCTGGCGCATGAGGTCGGGGTCGAGCCCGGCCAGCGCCATGATCGTCATGCCGCCCATGGAGTGTCCGGCGAGGACGACGTCGCCCCCGCCGGCGGTCTGCTCGAGGACCGCGCGCAGCGTCCTGCCGAGGTCGCCGAGGCCGGCGCGGCGATCGGAGCCCGACGTCGAGTGGCCGTGCCCGGGTTGGTCGTAGCTGATGATCCGCAGGTCCGGACGTCGTCGTCGCAGCTCGGCGACGACCGGGTCCCAGGCCCGGCCGGTCAGGCACCAGCCGTGTGCGAGCACGAGGGCCGGGCCGGTGGGGGTTCCGGCCGGGGCATGGTCGAAGACGGCGATCTGCGCACCGTCGGGGGCCTCGATGGTCATCCGGTGGTGCTGCGGTGCGGTCACTTCGCCTCGCGCTCGGCCGCGGACCCGTCGTCACCGTCGAGACCGACGATGACCGGGGCGTGGTCGCTGGCACCCTTGCCCTTGCGCTCCTCGCGGTCGATGGCCGCACCGGAGGCACGCTCGGCGAGGCTCGCGGACCCCAGGACGAAGTCGATGCGCATGCCGCGGCGCTTGGGGAAGGCCAGCTGCTGGTAGTCCCAGTAGGTGTAGGTGCCCGGCCCCGGGGTGTACGGGCGCGCGAGGTCGACGAAGCCGTCGTCGAGGAAGGCGTTGAACGCGGCCCGCTCCGGCGGGGAGACGTGGGTCTTGTCCTGGAAGTACTCCATCGACCACACGTCCTCGTCCTGCGGGGCGACGTTCCAGTCGCCGCACAGGGCCAGGGGCGTGCCGTCGGCGGCCCAGTCGCCGGCGCGCTGCCGCAGCTGCTCCAGCCAGGCGAGCTTGTAGGCCATGTGCGGGTCGTCGAGGGCGCGGCCGTTGGGGACGTAGAGGGACCAGACGCGCACCCCGCCGCAGGTGGCGCCGATCGAACGGGCCTCGGGCGCGATCGGGTCGCCGAATCCGGGATCACCGTCGAAGCCGATGGCGACGTCCTCGATCCCCACCCGGGAGAGGATCGCCACGCCGTTCCACTGGTTGATGCCGTGGTGGGCGACCTCGTACCCGAGGTCGGTGAAACGGTGATGGGGGAACTGCTCCTCCTTCGCCTTCGTCTCCTGGATCGCGAGTACGTCGACGTCGCTGCGTTGCAGCCACGCCTCGACACGGTCGGCACGGGAGCGGATGGAGTTGACGTTCCAGGTCGCGATACGCACGAGCGCCACCCTAGCCACGGCCGCCAAGTCGACCTAGGTTCGTCTCCATGCGACCGTTCATCGAGATCCCCGCTGCTGACGGCACGGCCGAGGCAGTCGTCGCCCGACCCGACCGTGGTGCCCACCCGGGCGTGCTGCTGTGCATCGACGCCGTCGGGCTGCGCGAGCGCATCCAGGACATGGCCGACCGCATCGCCTCGTGGGGCTACGTCGTCCTGGCTCCCAACACGATGTACCGGTCCGGCACCGCCGCCGAGACGACCCCGTCGACGGACCTGCGCATCCCGCAGGAGCGGGCCGCATACGGCAAGGTGATCGGGGAGTACCTCGCGCCCCTGACCGGTGCGGCCATCGACGCCGACCTGCCGCACTACCTCGCGGCACTGCGCGTTCTCGACCGCGTCACCGACGGGCCGATCGGTGTCACCGGCTACTGCATGGGCGCGAAGTTCGCGACCCGCGCGGCCGGACTCGACCCGAGCGTCGCCGCCGCAGGTGGCTTCCACGGCGCGGCGATCGCGACGAGCGACCCGGACAGCCCGCACCGCAGGCTCGCCGACGCGAGGGCGGCCTTCGTCTACGGCCACGCCGACAACGACGGCAGCAACCCGCCCGAGGACGTCGCCCGGTTGGACGCGATGCTCGCCGAGCACGGCCTGCAGGCCCGCACGGCGGTCTACCCGGATGCGCCGCACGGTTTCACGATGAGCGACACCGCGAGCTACCAGGAGGCGGGGGCCGAGCGGCACTTCGCCGAGCTGCGCGAGCTCTTCGACGCCTCGCTGCGCGCATGACGGCGCTGGTCACCGGGGCGACCGCCGGTATCGGTCGGGAGTTCGCGGAGCAGCTCGCGGCGAAGGGGATCGGTCTGGTCCTCGTTGCCCGCGACGTCGAGCGGTTGGCGACCGTGTCGGCCGAGCTGCGTTCGGCCCATGGAGTGGCCGTGGAGGTCCTGCCGGCCGACCTGTCCGACCGGGATGACCTGGAGCGGGTGGCGCAGCGGCTGCGCGACCTCGACCAGCCGATCGACCTACTCGTGAACAACGCCGGCTACAGCCTGAACTCGCGCTTC from Janibacter cremeus includes these protein-coding regions:
- a CDS encoding alpha/beta fold hydrolase encodes the protein MTAPQHHRMTIEAPDGAQIAVFDHAPAGTPTGPALVLAHGWCLTGRAWDPVVAELRRRRPDLRIISYDQPGHGHSTSGSDRRAGLGDLGRTLRAVLEQTAGGGDVVLAGHSMGGMTIMALAGLDPDLMRQRVRGACLVGTAAHLPGRRGIPGERIAMGVLGRLPSGVRGLPTTPRLTAANLFGDDPDPEAVRATARMTSRTRANVVADWYHAIMGLDLRSGLTPFASMPTEIVTGTRDRLTPVSAGRRLAAAIPGATFRSVPGVGHMITYEASGLLASRIESLLDAEPAGQRA
- a CDS encoding MFS transporter codes for the protein MGSAVAETSPRLGARPRTLLALASTAVALAAADTYVVVLALTDMMAGVGLGLDNLQRAAPIISGFLLGYVAVLPLIGRLADLVSRSQILLGCLVVFVVGSGVTALAVDLDVLVAGRVVQGVGGGGLVPATLALVADLWPPGRRGMPLGIVGAVQELGSVLGPLLGAAVLVVADWRAIFWLNVVLGVLLFIAIAAVSGERRRPPFVPTLLGLVAVGLLWLTLAAPAVLATDVVLGLPFVPFAGDSRVFTPIGLVTAVLLLVLVVITRGRWWPPLRVSDLPGALLLGTALGSIVLTFASADPETEVVGPLGYALLPIAAISAGLYVWRHQRADNPLVPRGTVRGRTSWALVVSFLVGVAIVAVVVDVPLFSRLTTGGSQTEAAMELVKFLLAVPVGALAGGWILRWVGDGLSAGIGLALGTVGLVLMSGWQRGSLEEISATLTLALVGFGLGMALAPVNDAALADSPQDSHGTASSLVVVARMVGMVVGLALLTGIGLHRYYEAVAAMTPEQQTDGQALLDAALLQVHTVFLGAAGAALLGAVVALALLGIRRREGSGALARGFGVQE
- a CDS encoding LppX_LprAFG lipoprotein encodes the protein MRRRAVLVSLPLALALVSACSVFEETTPPDEALASAQETFVDAGTVAFDLKQSAIPKGRNGVSAASGSGIIDATTPKFRGQVTGVINGNSAGVEIIAVDTKTWMSFFTEDFNPVDMADLGAPNPAEFFRAGSGVDQILATTTDAEAGDRVRDGKTVLQEYTGTVPAEDIQRLFNLGETATEFDVTYGIEPESGELRAVTINGDFYKEKPTTFALALKDYGKDVEITAPK
- a CDS encoding exodeoxyribonuclease III — its product is MRIATWNVNSIRSRADRVEAWLQRSDVDVLAIQETKAKEEQFPHHRFTDLGYEVAHHGINQWNGVAILSRVGIEDVAIGFDGDPGFGDPIAPEARSIGATCGGVRVWSLYVPNGRALDDPHMAYKLAWLEQLRQRAGDWAADGTPLALCGDWNVAPQDEDVWSMEYFQDKTHVSPPERAAFNAFLDDGFVDLARPYTPGPGTYTYWDYQQLAFPKRRGMRIDFVLGSASLAERASGAAIDREERKGKGASDHAPVIVGLDGDDGSAAEREAK
- a CDS encoding dienelactone hydrolase family protein — translated: MRPFIEIPAADGTAEAVVARPDRGAHPGVLLCIDAVGLRERIQDMADRIASWGYVVLAPNTMYRSGTAAETTPSTDLRIPQERAAYGKVIGEYLAPLTGAAIDADLPHYLAALRVLDRVTDGPIGVTGYCMGAKFATRAAGLDPSVAAAGGFHGAAIATSDPDSPHRRLADARAAFVYGHADNDGSNPPEDVARLDAMLAEHGLQARTAVYPDAPHGFTMSDTASYQEAGAERHFAELRELFDASLRA
- a CDS encoding FAD-dependent oxidoreductase, producing MSEHVLIVGGGIAGLTLAAALDPSRFRVTLVEERPERAGAGTVLALWRGAMADLDRLGVGERIRAASITSDHGTLRDSHGGVLARHRVPRLCFAPRPELVAAFEAVLPTTVTRLTCEVTDPRALATEVGADLVVGADGVRSVCRQACLRPSGVLAGRGFVARSSHLNPRPVVTEWIALRGHLPGRRPQGPTEWWGPGGVFGVTPGPRGAAWFCAVRTDQPDRRLQAPSLEGALALATNRFGDWDPLLQQVLAEVGGEADVQRILLAPPLRRSAADGLVLIGDAAHGMAPNLGRGANEAIRDATVLAAMLHRHGAKGGPLAFPRRRHATTQVLRLASSVALRTATTSRLAGVRDHVLRMLPQQAPPTG